CTGGAGGCTCGGCGTGCGGGCAAGAAGCCAAACACCACGCCGATCACGAGGCTGGTGATGATGGCAGTGATCACGGCATCGCTGCTGAGCACCATGCTCCAGCCGAGGCTCCGCTTGATCAGCTCGATCACCCCAACTGCAAGCCCGATCCCAGCAACGCCGCCCAGCAGTGTCAACGCCACAGCTTCCGCAAGGAACTGCACCTGGATATCTAGTCGTTTCGCGCCAATGGCCATGCGGATCCCGATCTCCCGGGTGCGCTCGGTGACGCTCACCAGCATGATGTTCATCACCCCTACCCCGCCAACGAACAGGCTCACCCCAGCCACCGTGACGAGGAGCAACGTGAGCACGCCGTAGATCGCCTGCTGGCCTTGCTTGAAGGCGTCTTGGGTGCGCACCTCGAAGTCGCTCTCCTCCTCTTCGGCGATGCGGTGGCGTTGGCGCAAGATGGCCTGCACTTGTCGCACCGCGGCTTCGGTGTGCGCCTCACTCTTGGCGGTCGCCATGATCAGCTGCACTCGGTTGCCGAGCGTGGGGTTGATTCGCGCTCGCCAGGAGCCGATCGGAATCAAGATGCGGTCGTCCTGGTCCTCGAACGGCGACTGGCCCTTCGGCTTCAGCGTGCCGATGATGCGAAACGGGTGCTTTCCGAGGCGGATGTAGTGACCAATGGGATCCTGCCCCGGGAACAGCTTGTCGATCGCCGTCTGACCAATCAGCGCAACCTTGGCCTTCACCTGCTCCTCGCCCGAGTTCCACATTCGGCCCTGGAGTACTTCGAACTTCCGCGCGCCGAGGTAGTTCGCGTCCACTCCGCACACCTGGATCTGGTCATTTCCGTACGGACTAATGACTTGCACCTTGGTGTCGGAGTAGACCGTGACAAGGTCCACAGCCGTCGCTTCGTTGCGAATGGCCAACGCGTCCGCGTCGGTCAAACCAACAGCGGCAGTGCGCACGCCGCTCTTTGCGACCGGCTGACTCCAGACGAACAACAGGTTCGAGCCCAGGCTCTCGATCTGATCACCAACGCGCTCCCGGGCGCCTCGCCCAAGCGCCGTGACCACGACCACCGAGGCCACGCCGATCAGCACTCCCAAGGTGGTCAAGATCGAGCGCAGCCAGCTGCGCGACAGCGCAGAAAAGGCGATCTTGACCGAGGCTCTGAGCATCAGCCGCCTTGCTCCGCGAGCGCCGCGCTCTGGTTCAGCTCCGCAAGCATGCGTGCCGCGCGCGCGGGCTCGTCGCTCCGCTCGTCAAACTGGATGCGACCATCGCGCACCGTAACGACACGCCCTGCACAGGCCGCGATATCCGGCTCATGGGTCACGAGCACCACGGTCAAGCCGCGCAAGCTCACCAGCTCCTGAAGCAGCGCGAGCACTTCGTAGCTCGTGCGGGTGTCCAAGTTACCCGTGGGCTCATCCGCCAGGAGCAGCGGCGGGTCGGTCACCAGCGCGCGGGCGATCGCCACGCGCTGCTGCTGCCCTCCGGAGAGCTGCGCGGGCGTGTGGGTGAGACGATCGGCGAGCCCGACCTTCGCCAGCGCCCCAATGGCGCGCCGCCTGCGCTCGCGCGCGGAAACACCTCGATAGACCAACGGCAGCTCGACGTTCTCCAGCGCCGTCGTGCGCGGCAGCAGGTTGAAGCCCTGAAAAACGAAGCCGATCAGTCGATTGCGCACGATCGCGCGAGCGTCCGCCGAGCGCTGGCCCACGTCGACGCCAGCGAGCAAGTAGCTCCCCCTGGTTGGTCGATCGAGGCAGCCCAGAATGTTCATCAGAGTGCTCTTGCCGGAGCCGCTCGCACCGATAATCGCCACGAACTCCCCCGCGCCGATGCTCAAGTCGACGCGATCCAGCGCGCGGACCACCTCAGGTCCCGTCGCGTAGTCCTTGGACACACCGCGGATGTCGATCAGCGCCATACGCGGCTCAGAAGAGCTTGAAGCCCTTCTCCTGTTTCGCGTCGCGCTGCTCGATGATGACCTCCGCACCGGGCTGCAGTTGGTCAGACTTCAGCACCGTCCACACCCCATCCGTGATGCCAATGTCGACGATCTGCTCCTTGAACGTCTCTTGCCCCACGGGAACGCTTTCGCCCACCAGATAGAGCCGTCCTTGGTTCGGCTCCAGCGGCGTCTTCGGAACCACGGGTTTCGGAGGTTGCCCGGGTTCGCCAGCCTCCAGGGGACGAAAGCGCAGCGCCGCATTGGGAATGGCGATCGCTCCCATCGCCTCACGCGTGCGGATCGTCACGGTCGCGGTCATGCCCGGGCGCAGCTTCAGGTCTGGGTTGTCGACATCGATCACCGCGGAGTAGGTCACCACGCCCTGGACGTTGTTGGGGCTGTAG
This Polyangiaceae bacterium DNA region includes the following protein-coding sequences:
- a CDS encoding ABC transporter permease, which encodes MLRASVKIAFSALSRSWLRSILTTLGVLIGVASVVVVTALGRGARERVGDQIESLGSNLLFVWSQPVAKSGVRTAAVGLTDADALAIRNEATAVDLVTVYSDTKVQVISPYGNDQIQVCGVDANYLGARKFEVLQGRMWNSGEEQVKAKVALIGQTAIDKLFPGQDPIGHYIRLGKHPFRIIGTLKPKGQSPFEDQDDRILIPIGSWRARINPTLGNRVQLIMATAKSEAHTEAAVRQVQAILRQRHRIAEEEESDFEVRTQDAFKQGQQAIYGVLTLLLVTVAGVSLFVGGVGVMNIMLVSVTERTREIGIRMAIGAKRLDIQVQFLAEAVALTLLGGVAGIGLAVGVIELIKRSLGWSMVLSSDAVITAIITSLVIGVVFGFLPARRASRLDPIEALRHE
- a CDS encoding ABC transporter ATP-binding protein, which translates into the protein MALIDIRGVSKDYATGPEVVRALDRVDLSIGAGEFVAIIGASGSGKSTLMNILGCLDRPTRGSYLLAGVDVGQRSADARAIVRNRLIGFVFQGFNLLPRTTALENVELPLVYRGVSARERRRRAIGALAKVGLADRLTHTPAQLSGGQQQRVAIARALVTDPPLLLADEPTGNLDTRTSYEVLALLQELVSLRGLTVVLVTHEPDIAACAGRVVTVRDGRIQFDERSDEPARAARMLAELNQSAALAEQGG